DNA from Pelagibacterium nitratireducens:
CGGCAGAAGGTGTCAGTCTGATCGAAAAGGCGCTGCGCAGCCGCGATCAGCGGGTCCGCGTCCAGGCTGCTGCCGTTTCCGCCCTGTTTCGCTCCAAGATCCGCACCAGTGCGGGCCAGCGCCATCGGCCGGGCATTGGCATTGCTGCCAATGACGCCACACCGCCTGCGGCATAGGGGCTGACGATGATGGAGATGCCCTCCTGGTTTGCGCCCGCATGGCGCGACCCCCAGCCTGAAGCCGATGTATGCCTTATCGCCGAGGGGTGCTACCCCTATGTGGCGGGTGGGGTCTCCACCTGGATCGACTGGCTCATCAGGAGCCATCCGGATCTGACCTTTTCGGTGCTGGCCATCTTGCCGGGCATACCCCTGACCGAGCCGCGCTATGGGCGTCCGGCCAATCTGATCGCCATCGATCATCTGTATCTTGACGACAAGGGCAAGGGGCAGCGCGGCGCCTGGCCGGCAATGACGCCCCAATGGTACGCCGATACGCTTTCAGCAATTCTCGATCATGGCGATCCCAGCGCGTTTCATGCGCTGCTCGACAAGCTCGGGCCGACCAAACGTCGACCCACGGTGGCGGCGCTGCTCGATTCTCCTCAGGCCTGGCAGGCGCTTTCGGAGGGCTATGGACGCATGCCGCAAACGGCGTTCATTTCGTACTTTTGGGCGTGGCGGGCGTTGGTCGGCGGGTTGTTGCGCACCCTGGTCAGCCCGCTGCCCAGGGCCCGGATCTACCATTCGGTTTCCACGGGCTATGCGGGACTGGTTGCCGCGCGTGCCGCCCATGATACCGGCCGTCCGGTGATCGTTACCGAACACGGGATCTATTCCAACGAGCGGCGCGTCGAAATCCTGATGGCCGACTGGATCAACAACAGCATCGACACCGGGCTCGATTTTACAGACGAGCGCCAGGATGTCCGTGACTTCTGGGCCGATGCTTTCGAGAGCTTTGCGCGTCTCGCCTATAGCGCAGCCGACGACGTTATCGCGCTTTATGGCGACAATAACGCCTTTCAGCAGGCACTGGGTGCCGACAGCCGCAAGCTCACCGTGGTTCCCAACGGTGTGGATGTGGACCGTTTCAGCACGCTTCCCGACCGGGTTTCAGATCGCCCCACGCTGGCGTTCATCGGCCGCATCACGCCGATCAAGGACATCCAGACATTTATCGATGTGGCCGAGAGAGTGGCGTCGAAAGTGGCCGACTTCCGGGCGTTTGTGATCGGGCCGA
Protein-coding regions in this window:
- the pelF gene encoding GT4 family glycosyltransferase PelF, which encodes MMEMPSWFAPAWRDPQPEADVCLIAEGCYPYVAGGVSTWIDWLIRSHPDLTFSVLAILPGIPLTEPRYGRPANLIAIDHLYLDDKGKGQRGAWPAMTPQWYADTLSAILDHGDPSAFHALLDKLGPTKRRPTVAALLDSPQAWQALSEGYGRMPQTAFISYFWAWRALVGGLLRTLVSPLPRARIYHSVSTGYAGLVAARAAHDTGRPVIVTEHGIYSNERRVEILMADWINNSIDTGLDFTDERQDVRDFWADAFESFARLAYSAADDVIALYGDNNAFQQALGADSRKLTVVPNGVDVDRFSTLPDRVSDRPTLAFIGRITPIKDIQTFIDVAERVASKVADFRAFVIGPMDEDPDYAQSCIDAVNERGLDHIITFTGPVDVRDYMAEIDVLMLTSISEALPLVILEAGAAGVPCIATDVGACREILGCPGSPGQAAVAGIGGMVAPVGDVGALVSAAVHLLNNPIARQRMGAALRSKVRIQYRSDTIAAAYTKLYGRHLSPTAKSEV